The Pyrus communis chromosome 2, drPyrComm1.1, whole genome shotgun sequence genome includes a window with the following:
- the LOC137725954 gene encoding uncharacterized protein: protein MRTLLILRPPPPSSSLLFPCLSALSPPSSVFLFSSRPNRRSHFLTPCSSLKQSKKKSLQNTPNAPPQSQRWFFNTPKNDDGAEIEKTGEADDGAFDGDTAFKGTVLAGVVLVGIVGGFAGVGYVYKDQINAFLNQFSTFIEGYGPAGYALFVAVYAGLEILAIPAVPLTMSAGLLFGTVVGSILVSISSTVAASVAFLIARYFARERILKMVEGNKKFLAIDKAIGENGFRVVTLLRLSPLLPFSLGNYLYGLTSVKFVPYVLGSWLGMLPGTWAYVSAGAFGRAIIQEESDVGLPGGNGQLLTLGLGLLATALAAAYVTRLAKDAVKDID, encoded by the exons ATGCGCACCCTTCTCATTCTGAGGCCGCCACCACCGTCGTCGTCGCTCCTCTTCCCATGCCTCTCCGccctctctcctccctcctccGTCTTCCTCTTCAGCTCCCGACCCAACAGGCGCTCCCACTTCCTCACCCCGTGCTCTTCTCTCAAGCAGTCCAAGAAGAAGTCCCTCCAGAACACCCCCAATGCTCCTCCGCAGAGCCAGCGCTGGTTCTTCAACACCCCCAAGAACGACGACGGCGCTGAAATTGAAAAGACCGGTGAGGCTGACGACGGCGCCTTCGACGGCGACACTGCGTTTAAAGGCACTGTTTTGGCCGGTGTTGTCCTGGTCGGTATTGTTGGTGGGTTCGCCGGTGTTGGGTATGTGTACAAGGATCAAATCAACGCCTTCTTGAATCAGTTTTCCACTTTCATTGAAG GTTATGGTCCAGCTGGATATGCTTTGTTTGTTGCAGTTTATGCCGGACTGGAA ATCCTTGCGATTCCAGCAGTTCCATTGACCATGTCAGCTGGTCTTCTCTTTGGCACAGTTGTTGGTTCTATTCTCGTCTCTATAAGCAGCACG GTTGCTGCTAGTGTTGCCTTTTTGATTGCTAGATATTTTGCTCGTGAGCGTATTCTTAAAATGGTTGAGGGAAACAAAAAGTTTCTTGCCATTGATAAGGCTATTGGAGAAAATGGATTTAGAGTTGTCACTCTCCTTCGCTTGAGCCCTTTGCTTCCCTTTTCATTGGGGAACTATTTATATGGATTGACATCTGTAAAGTTTGTACCATACGTGTTGGGAAG TTGGTTGGGGATGCTTCCAGGAACATGGGCTTACGTAAGTGCTGGTGCATTTGGGCGAGCTATAATT CAAGAAGAATCTGATGTTGGTTTGCCTGGAGGAAATGGTCAGCTCTTGACACTAGGGCTTGGACTGTTAGCCACAGCATTGGCTGCTGCTTATGTAACACGACTAGCAAAG GATGCTGTAAAAGATATCGATTAG
- the LOC137724401 gene encoding oil body-associated protein 1A-like, giving the protein MATTHAQVPGEPTPTSMAFLETGTAAVQNFSPIKSIHQHLCAFHFYSNDMTRQVEAHHFCAHQNEEMRQCLIYDSEAADAKLIGLEYLISEALFLKLPDSEKPLWHSHEYEVKSGVLFMPGVPGPIERQDLDKLCKTYGKTIHFWQVDRGHDLPLGIPQIMLALTRDGQLRPELARDVERRYGVSFEEEREKRAYMAGPNLGIHPLANGEGKGFKTELKEAGCMPVDSVPRVFV; this is encoded by the coding sequence ATGGCAACGACTCACGCACAGGTTCCCGGCGAGCCAACCCCGACGAGCATGGCCTTCCTTGAGACCGGGACAGCCGCGGTCCAAAACTTCAGCCCTATCAAAAGCATCCACCAGCACCTTTGCGCCTTCCACTTCTACTCCAACGACATGACCCGCCAAGTTGAAGCACACCACTTCTGTGCCCACCAGAACGAAGAGATGCGTCAGTGCCTCATCTACGACAGCGAAGCTGCTGACGCCAAGCTCATCGGCCTCGAGTATCTCATATCCGAGGCTCTCTTCCTCAAACTCCCGGACAGCGAGAAGCCGCTCTGGCACTCGCATGAATACGAGGTCAAGAGCGGGGTTCTCTTCATGCCCGGGGTTCCGGGTCCCATCGAGAGGCAAGACCTGGACAAGCTGTGCAAGACTTACGGGAAGACCATCCATTTTTGGCAGGTGGATAGGGGGCACGATTTGCCGCTCGGTATTCCGCAAATTATGCTGGCTTTAACTAGGGATGGACAGTTGCGACCGGAGCTCGCGAGAGACGTGGAGAGGCGGTATGGGGTGAGTTTTGAGGAGGAGAGGGAGAAGCGAGCGTATATGGCGGGGCCGAATCTTGGGATTCATCCTTTGGCCAACGGAGAAGGAAAAGGGTTTAAGACTGAGCTCAAGGAGGCGGGCTGTATGCCTGTTGATTCTGTTCCCAGGGTCTTTGTTTGA